The Cyclopterus lumpus isolate fCycLum1 chromosome 1, fCycLum1.pri, whole genome shotgun sequence sequence GTACTCAACCATTTAGTTATCACATAATTATAGTACTGTTTTCTGTTCCCTACAAAGTGCAACATTTACTGCAAGTTGATTATTCCGAAAGAGTGAAACTGTCTTCAGGGCTTTACTTTTTCTGAAATAGTGTTAGCTCTATTGCACATTTATGTCAACCATTTAAACAGTATGACTGGCAATGCTGGCGACATTTGACAGGGAACGAGTAGCGGAAACTTACCTCCCAcgacatgttttattatttcatgcaGACATAAAAAGCTTTTTCTTCCAGTCAgcttcacaacacacacattgatctcaaacaacaaatgaaatgaaataatttcTTTGTAGAACTAAACATCGTCATTGCTACTTCAGCAAATGCCGTGAGAATGAGTTTCTTGTAACATTACCTGAAGCTAAAGCCATGAAAGCAGCAAAGTAATGACTGCGAATGCGTGCAGTTTGAGCCATGTCGagttcacaaaataaataaataaaagcaaataccATTGTCTTGTTTGGATGCCGCGGtggtaaaatacacaaatggaCACAGCAGAATCAAAACCAGCATACGTTCCATCCTTTGTAGAAATGTACAGACGCTCCTCTGTTCTTTCATGTGGTCTCTGCTTCAAACACTGAATCTCTGGCCCCTCTTTCACTGCTGTGTGGGCTCCTCCAAAAGTAAACAGATAAGAGCAGCATGAAGTAACTGCTGGCTGGAGatacttgttttgtcttttcttcttctttttttcttttttgcaataACAGATGGTAATCCTCGTGACATTTAACTGGAAGTGAAACGCTCCAGCAGCGGACTTTCCCATGTTGCTGCAATATTATGAAACTCCATTTGTTCCCATTTTTGCTGTTGCTGAAATCCTATTAAAAAGCACAGATGAATCAAAAGCTAAGAATCTACTTTTAGTAAATGAGGTGTACGAATGTTTATTTCCACAAATGTCTCTTCCACACACAGGTGATGTGCATCAAGGGCAATTGACGATGCAATCTCAGCACAactataaagaaaacaaaccagtTATTGCGAATGATTCTCAGAAAGAAGTCAGATCTATGATGCCTCTCTCAGAGATCAGCTACTTCGGTTTGATATCAATGTCTGAATTTAAACAGGTTGAAGTTTGCATTACCAAAGCTAAACAGCATTTTATTACTTTGTACTTTAACTAATTTAAGATTTGCATAAGTTTGATCTATTTTTGGCCTCAGCCTTTGTGTAATTTCGTGCCACTGTCTTTCAGTATTTCACtactcatcacttcatcagCTTTACTGAAAAAAAGCACCTCTGAGTGTTGCTCACACCGTGATATCACCTTAGAGTGGTTAAGGTCACGTAGGAGTCAGATTCACGTTAGATTCACACATGAATGAGATGTAAATTGGTATCAAATCTCCTGGGAAATTATAACAGATTGTAGTCACACATAGTTAATATCTTCAGTTTTCATTGTAACCCCGGTCCTGGGTATGTATGTTCAGTACGTACCGGTATGCATCAGCGGATTGTTTACTCAGACTCTCTCAGGtttcaaacctttttctttgttttattcataattactttattattagCTGATCATGACAGGCACAAGGAAATACatgtcatctgtcttctgtAGCATGTTTCAATCATTCATATTCGGTCAGTGCCCGTAGTGTTTCAGGTCATTCTGTTCAAAGCTATGCCGGTCGTGCAGGGGGTGAAGTAGCACACATTGTGATTTCTGATGGAAGGGTTTTGGCCCTCAAGGTGTACTCCACCTTGCCTGGTTCTaaaagcaagaaaaagaaagtcagaTGTATTACAGTAATCATAAAATGCATTGCATAGAAACATAATGGGCTTCTCCAAAGACATGTAATGAGCAATCTGGATTTATTGTGCCCAAACTCAGTTTTTAGTCAAATATCAAGAATAGCATTAGAAACAAGTTGGATGTCAATGTTTTTGTATCTGTTCATGGTGCCTTCATTTAAAAgctaaaacatttgtatttgtaattatcTGTCGGGCTTTCAAACCTCAACGGGTGGAACTAGAAAGTTTTGAATTGGATTGAGCTGTCAAGAACTCACCCTCAAAGCACTCTGGGATGGGGATGGTCCCGTCGTTGCAGGTGCTGGCCACAGGGTAGCCACACCTCTCCGCTCTGTTCAGACAATAGAAGGCAACATGTTCTCCATGGAGGACTCTGTTGGGTTTCAGGTCGCCGATCCAGAGCTTCTTGGCGTTGTAGAAGATGCGGCCTCTTTTGATGCCAACTGCGCAGGGAACTGGATGGGACAAGCTCAATTTCAGAAACCGCTCAGCACGTGTATGGATGCTTGTGGTTTACTAATCTACTCCTGATCTAGAACCATAAATACATGAATTTATAGCCTAGGAGATTAGTTTTCAAGATCTGATTTTCCCACGACTCACCTCTGCAAACTGGCTTGGATGACCAGTTTCCTGAGTTCTGGCACTGTATCTCAGCCTCTCCATCCAGAATGTAATGCTCATTGCAGGCGTACTTAACCGTCTCCTTGTAGCCATGTTGTCTCATCACAGCGAAGGTGATGAAGCCATTCGGTATGCCGGTTGGGATGGTGCAGCTCACCTCTGGGATGATCACAAAGGTGAGGAGGCGGTATTTAGTAGTTAAAAGGATGGTCAAAGGACACAGAGAAACCCTGTCACGGTCTGCGTACCTCTGCACAGCGGCGGCTCAGTCGTGCTTCCGTCAGCCATGCAGGATCCCCTCTCGTAACTTGGTGCCATACGTGGGTTACACTCGTATGTCCAGCCTTGCCCGTACATGGTGGTGCTTCCAGTAACCGGCTTATCAAAGACGATCCTCCCATCTCGAGGGGACTTGGGCAGTGGACAGTTCACCGctgtaagaagaaaaaacgatCACGCTACAACTCATTTTTGCTTTGTGAGCCTTAAAGGTGCATCCATGGAAGACATGTTCTGCACACTGCACAAAATGAAGAAGTTCATTGTCTCGTCAAAAATAATCTCACTTACTTATATAAACAAGTGCATCAATAAATAACAAGCTTCCTTTGGATGTAAATTCATATTACGGCATTCATATTTTCCTCCAGTACCTTTGCAGAGAGGCGGTGGATTGCTCCAGGTGCCATCATGTGAACACCTGCTCTCATTGGCTCCTTGCATGACGTACCTAACAAAGTTCACATCATTGTCACATATGGTATTGTAAACATACCTTCTGATGATCTGTTTGTATTAAAAATCTTAATCAATCTTACCCGTCATCACATGTGTAGTTAAGCACACTCTTGAATGGAGCTTCCGTCCTCCCCATTGCTAATGGCTGCAGAGGTCGAGGTATTGGGCACATCTTGGCTGCAGAAGAGATGGTTCAGtactactgtatatatacaaattgCAGAAGCACCCAAATGTGAGTCACTGGTATATTATTAAGGTCAGACGATATCGGACTAAATCAGACAATATAATACTGATATCCCTCTATTTTGATAAAACTGctgaaaacctttattttgctcttatttttaaattaattgtttcCTGGTCGatacattatgaataataaatgatccTTCAAAAGTGTTGTTCTTTGCATTTGGACCGAAGATGAAGCTGGACATCATGAAGTGAAATACATCCTGCTACACACTGGGAAATGATTTCTCTGGGGTTAGGAGCCTAATACATAAGCCAACTTTCTCTCCCGTCTTGCTCACACCTTCTACTTTTGGATGGTTGTAACAATTTAAGAACTCCAGCTGTTTTAGTATTGCACCGCTGCATCACTATACTATACAAACACTGCATTGTTACGATGGCGCAGAGTGAGAGTCCAACGGCCCAGTGAACTCACGGGAGCATGCCAGGTCTGACGGTGTCCATCCTCCTGTGTCGGTGCAGGTCAGCTTTCGAGGGGTCGCTGTCGAAGGCAAGAAGCCCCTTTCACACACGAGGTTCACCTGATCTCCGACCTCATACACACGATTTAAGGTCAACTCCTCTATCCCATCAGCGACATCAGGACGGCCACACACTGGACCAGAAGGATTCACAGGAATAATATTCAACAACAGTATAAATCTCTGGGGTTGCTGTAAAAGTTGTGCACACTTTTGATATTTTTGACTCAAAGCCATCAATCTTGTACAAAAGATACATTCAAAATAGATAAAGGACAGTGATTAAAAGTACAGGGATATTTGCAGCACGTgacaaaaaaagcacaaaagagTTGATTCGTGCTCAAAGACACAGAAAGCAATCATGCTGCTCTATTTTACCGTTCTTGGATGTTACAGTTGTGTATAAAGCCACTTGGCAAAGGAGAAGCAAAGCCAACGCGGGAGCCATCTTCTCGTGAGTGAAGTCTCCTCAGTGGAGCCAGCGTGAGGGCTGCCGCTGGGTAAACGGGCCCCTGATAGCCCGCTCCAATCTCCAATCAGATGCCAGTGTAAGCTCCTATTGATTGAGCACAAAGGTCTTTTAACTCTTGCATATTTACCCAGAACTGGTCGATAACCTTGATTTGGTACAAGAAGACAGCAGCTTGATTTTAACTCATAAATAATgatcccaacacacacacacacacacgcacacgcacacacacacacaaacacaaacacactcacaccgTTTACAAATAGTAGAAAAATAGAAAGAGGTACAGGTTTAAAGAAAGTTTAAGAGAAGAAGGTCGTCCACTTAAAATGCAGACAGAAACACTGAACTGCAGAACCGTTCTCACTGAAATGATGCAATACCTAACTAGGTCAAAGGATTTGTATTGTAGAGGAGTAATACTGTTGCTTCAACTAGATATAAGGCTTCATTGAATGAAATACACATCATGTCGCTGACAGATACAAGCTTGTGTTCTTTCTCTTAAGTGCTGAATGTTTCAGATTGACTTGAGCCCCAAAAACACATGATTTCAGGGAAGAGTCCATGTAGTTGATCTAACCCGGTTTCATTTGCTAATATTTGTCTTTCGCATGAGAGGGACTGAGATGGCCAGGCTGCTCTGCTGGTCAGTGAACCGGAGGGGATTGGTCAAGTCTTAGAGATCAAGTCAAAAGAGCTGAAGGGCTGTGAGACAGCTGTGAGAAAATGCTTCAAATGGGAAGAATTGCATTCCAGCCAAAACACCAACcacctgcgtgtgtgtgagagcaagGAACCCTGCAGTTGAAGGCATGTTCACAGCAACAGAGAGAGATCTTTCAGAACAATCGACCCAATTAATCACAGTGTCAGAGACAAACACGGAAACTGAAACCATATGGTTTGTGTTTAATACATGGAGTTTTTCTCCACGCAAAGCAACCATTATGAAGAGGTTGCTCTTTTATTATAGATGCCTCGCAAACGCATCAAGCCGGAGTATTCTGAAAAGACATAAGCACACAATGAAGGGACTCGAACGCAACGTGCATTGGATCTGTGCCGAACTGAGCACTTGTTGAACCCAAGTGGGCGGTTATACACGTGCAATACGCCATGTTTCCACACGATGACGCACCCCATCCACCATTGCTGAAGCGGGACGAGGGCCACCCCTTCTGAAAGTGGGTCCTGCTCCGTGGCGTGACACCAGCCAGATGGAAAAGAAGGAAGCGGCGAGGAAGCTGCGTCAAGTTAGACAAAGATATGGCCTACTGGGACCACGAAAAGGAAGTCTGACTTAGAAATAAAATATCTTAAAGACGGCTTTAAAGACAGAAGCGGGCTCTCTCTGGCGTTTGGATGGACCTTTTTGAAAGGTATTGCTCCACAGGGTTGGAACTATGATAATATGCAAAATAAATCTGCTGATTTGGGCAAAACACAATAGTTTTAGCATCCACTACAGACTTCAGCAGAAATAATTTGGCAATTCAGAGATTCCTGTTTATGACTTTGGAAGGTTGAATCCTCCAAGGAGCTGCACATGTGAACATGATCGCCAGTGCTTTTTAATAGTAGAAGACTTTAAATGCAGAAATGTTTAATGTGATCTTTGTGATGAAGGTTGGTGGCTGTCACTTTCATGTATTGTTTGACAGCAAATGCACCACGAAGCCCTTTGTGAGATAAATACAGGTCGCACAGATACACGGCTACACTGAGGGCACCCAAGAGCTGTTTTTATGGCAGTTTAGGAATTTTAtagttgccagtttattaggtggCTGAAGGTAATGCAGCCCGAAGCCCTGTAATAAATCTCACCCCCACAAAGGTTATATAACTGTTTAGAAAGGTGCTGTTTAAACTTTATGGCCTGAGATTTGTGGTGCTGTTGCCTCATGTTGCCTAATACTGAGAGGTGATACAAATTACTTACTATACTATAACTGAACATGTTAGCATTCATGATGTATTACAGGACATCTCTTTTATGTTGCACAGTTACTGGTGTAGACTTATTCCTTCACAAAAAAGtatatcttttttaatattcattaacattaatatttaggAAAACAAATTGAGGATTACTACGCAGCAAAACGTTTTCCACGAAAACTCATGCCCTCAGAAGGCTATTCCTAAAAAGAGAGCTACTCTCTTTCTTATCAAGTTGTGACCAGCTAGGTGTGACTTGTGATGCAAGGTTCTTTGGTAGAAAACAGCCTCTCCCACAATtgatttgaaaaagaaaaagaaacttttattttgaaggtactAGACGGATGTAGCATGCGTTTCCGCTCTGGCTAGCTTGACTGAGCTGTCAGTGGAGCAGCCCAGTGGTGACGGCAGGCAGGGAAAGCCCTCAGACAGTAAGTACAGTGTCTCCGGTGAAGACCGACGCCCCGCGCGCTGCTGGCTCCACACTGAAGGCTGCGCCTCGAAACGGACGGTACACACTTCCAGGACCGCGAGACCCGAGCTGTGCGCGCCGCTTCGTTCGCGAGGGAGGACATGGCTGATGTGAATTCAAACGAGTCGTCCACCACGGACGTGGCCAACAGGTTCGCTCGCAAAGGTGCCTTGAGGCAAAAGAACGTCCACGAAGTGAAGAACCATAAATTCACAGCCAGGTTCTTCAAGCAGCCGACTTTCTGCAGCCACTGCACCGACTTCATCTGGtaagcctccccccccccccccccccggcgaCTGCTGCCTGTTGCAAATCGGTAACTTCAGTCGAGTATGTTCGATGATGTAACACAACTTCATGGTAACTTTCCCTTCCTAATCTACTACTACACTTCGTTTTGTAGCCCTCAAAGTGACCGGAAGCGGGAGTCAAAAAGTCGGGGTCTTCTCCCGGAATGGGTTTTCGCTCCGGGGATCCCACTTTCTTAGAGATTGGGTCCAAGCGACCCCCAAATGGGAGGAGTTATTCTGTTGTTTACGTTATTAGTGTAGCACTGACATAATAACTGTTTGTAGGAGAGGGAGTCCAACTCATGCTTAGAATACACAATGTTAGTGGAAATACAATCCCAGTGGGAAACTAAGTGGCCCCAGTAACTCCCagaaccccccgccccccccttttgtttttgtttttggtaaaCAACGTCAATGGTGCAcacacatgaatgaacacatttctgcaATAGTGGCAATGTGTCCCTGAACGACAACTGTTAAAGTCCACTTTTCCTCACCACGTTACTGCCGTGAAGTTGCTGAGATTGGACACCTGGTTGAAGTCTTTGGATGACTAATAGCTTCCCTGTTCCTGGCACAGAGTCCAGCTAATAAAGCCTCCCATCctcagttgttttctttttacatagCGAGCTTGAATTGCCGAAAAAGCTCTTGCGTTGCTGCTCACTGGCTGGATTTCTAGGAGACATTCTTGGGTTTACTGACGCTGAGAGAGCTTCACCAACTCTACAGAGAATCGGCTCAACATCTGCACATGTGGTGTTCAGTTGAAACGCACATGAACGGAGAGGCCGTGATCTGCAGGGGTGTTgcctttttaaagctgcagttcTGTATGACAAAACATATACATACGTTCTATGAGTACGCCAACAGCCTGGTAGTGCATTGTCCTCTGCTCTTTCAGGTGTGATCTCAGGCCCTTTTATTGCTGGTAGCTTTACAGCTACCCGCTGTAACGCAAAACTTGAAGGCAACGACCTGTTGCTTGGCTTGCTCGGTTTCAGAAGGGAGCCTCTTGATGCAAGATGTGCTTGGCACTGGTAATCGGtacatattttagttttagCTGGTGAGTCTACgttttgttttctgtcctgACAATGTGACTAAAATCAAATCATTTGACAGACAGCAGTAGAAGAAACACTGTATGCCCAAATGTATGCAGGCTTTCTATGATATGTTGGAACCAGGCTGCAGGGAATTGT is a genomic window containing:
- the LOC117737727 gene encoding beta-2-glycoprotein 1-like is translated as MAPALALLLLCQVALYTTVTSKNVCGRPDVADGIEELTLNRVYEVGDQVNLVCERGFLPSTATPRKLTCTDTGGWTPSDLACSPKMCPIPRPLQPLAMGRTEAPFKSVLNYTCDDGYVMQGANESRCSHDGTWSNPPPLCKAVNCPLPKSPRDGRIVFDKPVTGSTTMYGQGWTYECNPRMAPSYERGSCMADGSTTEPPLCREVSCTIPTGIPNGFITFAVMRQHGYKETVKYACNEHYILDGEAEIQCQNSGNWSSKPVCRVPCAVGIKRGRIFYNAKKLWIGDLKPNRVLHGEHVAFYCLNRAERCGYPVASTCNDGTIPIPECFEEPGKVEYTLRAKTLPSEITMCATSPPARPA